The genomic segment GGTTTCTTGGTTTAACCTCTTTAGGCACGCCTCTACATACTCCCTTTGCTTTTCAATCATCACAAAATGCCGATTGAGGTTTTTCGCCACAACTCCCGTAGTGCCAGTCCCTGCCAGTGGGTCAAGGACAATATCTCCTTCCTTTGTTGAAACCAGTATGACGCGCTCCAAGAGGGCTTTAGGCTTTTGTGTCGGATGCAATTTTTTACCCTCTTCATCTTTCAACCGCTCCTCACCGATACAAATTGGCAACTCCCACACATTTAAGGCTAATTTGCCTTTTGAGAACCGGCGAGCCATCTCCGCATTGAATGTGTAACCTTTGACGCTCTTGTCTTTGACTGCCCAAATGAGCGTCTCAGTGGCATTTGTAAATCGGACATTCAGCCAGTTAGGCATAGCATTGGTTTTCACCCAAACGACATCGTTCAAAATCCAGAAACCCAAATCCTGCATTAACTTGCCAATTCTGTGGATGTTGTGGTAGGTTCCTATGCACCAAACAGTTGCCGTTGCTTTCATGACGCGCCTTACCTCTTTCAGAATGGCAGTGATGAATTGGTCATAGTCCTCAAAACTTGCGAACTTATCCCAGTCTTCATCCACGCCTTCCACGACCGTTTTCACTTTCCAACGCAGCAAACGCTTTTGCGGTAATTGCAGAAAATATGGAGGGTCAATAAAAACCATATCAGCCATCTCATCGGGGAGTTTAGGCAACACTTGCAAGGCATCGCCCCAAATAACGGCATCCAGAACATCTTCCACACCATATCGGGAAGTTTCCTGACGGTCAGTCACAAAGCGGACTAACATCTGCCCTTGCCTCCTCGCTTTAAAAATTTAGTGCGATACTGACGAATGTATGTCAATTCTTTTCCTCTCTGATGCCAAAAATCTATCGCGGTAGCGATGCCAAATTGTTCGGTCAGCATCTGCCAAGCCCATTTCAATCATCTTGCGGTTTACGAACAGGCGGTTGGTCAAGTAAAGGTAAGCGGACAAAGGTGCACCGTTTGCTTCAGGTGGACGCTCAAACTTTAACACGACCCGCTTTCCCAAGAGGAACTTGCGTAAGTAGGCGATGGCGAGTTCTCTCCGTTCAGTTGGCACGACAATGCCTAAAAGTTGCACTATTAGACCGTTGTCCATCCGTAAGGTGCGTTCGTCCACGATGTCAGTGACTTTGTAGGTCACTTCTTCGCCAAACTTCAAGTCCTTTGGGTCAACAAGGGGTCTTGCGTCTTTCACTTGTGGGGCGTAATCTGGGGGCGGGTCAACGGGTGGCAAAAATTCTTTGCGACGGATGACGGTCACAGGCGGAGTCAGGAGGGCATTTTCGGTGATGCCAAGTTTCCGCCGAATAATAGACTCAAAAGCAGGTTGAATTTCGTAGCCGATAGCGTTGCGCCCCAACTCTAAGGCGACCTTGACAGTCGTTCCACTGCCCAAAAACGGATCAAGGACGGTTTCGCCGACGAACGAGAACATGCGGATGAGCCTTCTCGGCAACTCTTCGGGGAACATGGCTTCATGCATCACTTGTCGTTCCCCTGCAAACTCCCAATGCCCGCTGAAAAATTCCTTCCACTCGTCACGGGTTAGTTTGGACGCTTCCTTAATTTCCGTTGGTGTCCGGCTTTGTGTTTTTCGCTCTGTGTCCCTTTCAGGTTTCTTAAACAGCAGGATGAACTCGTAGTCCAACTCCACGATGCCATTTGGCGGATAGGGGAATGAGCCCATGACAACGGCTCCACCTGTTGTCCTCATCGTCGTCTTTTTCCGCCAAACAATCGCGCCCATGTAGTCAAAGCCGATCGTTTCGCATTGAGCGATGATTTCGGCGTGGAGCGGGATAACTTTGTATCGCCCATATATGACGGCACGAGCAAATTGGTCGCCGATGTTGATGCATAACCGCCGTCCGGGTTTCAACACTCGCCAACATTCCCGCCAGACACGGCTCAAGTCAAGCAAGTATTCGTGCAGTGTCTGTCCGTAGCCGATTTGTCCCTCCACGCCGTAATCCTTGATGTGCCAATAGGGTGGCGAAGTGACAATGAGGTCAACGCTTTCGTCAGCGACTTCTGCCATATTACGGCTGTCGGCGATGAAGACCGTTGCTCCCCTTTCCAAAGCCACCACCTTCTGTCCTTCACAGCAGTTCGTAACGCCCTTGCACGCCTTTGACGCCCGTGATGGGGCGACGGAACCAGAGGCTGCCAAATTGTGCCGCCAACCGACGGGCTTCATCGGGATGTTCGTCAATCAGGTTGCGCGTTTCCTTTGGGTCGTCAACAAGGTTGTAAAGTTCGTCAGGTTGCCCGTCAGGGCGAACGATGTAACTCCAAGTCCCGTCGCGGATGCAGCGGTCAAAGGCTTCGTGGTAACCGCAGATGACAGCGGTTCGGTGCGCGTCCGTCTCACCCCGTAGCACCGCCGCAAAAGATTTGCCTGCCAGCGGTTGCGCTAGGTTGCCCAACCCCAACAGTTCTAACAGCGTCGGCAACACATCGGGGAATTGCACCAACGCTTGCGTGCGACGGGCTGGCAAATGAGGTGCGTAAACCATGAAGGGCACTTTGAGCAACTCCGAATACAGACGGTCGCTGCCTTTGAGGAACTTGCCGTGATCCGCCAACGGGTGACCGTGGTCGGCGAGCAGCACGATCACGCTGTCGTCCATGTAGCCTAAGTCCTGCAGCGCGTCAAAGAGCCAACCGAGGCAGTGATCTACAAAAGCGCATTCGCCCGCATACAAACCGCGTATGTGGCGGATTTGTTCAGGCGTCGCCCACTCGTGCGCCCAACCGCCCATCGGCAAAATGAGGCGCGGTCCTTTATATGTGGGGTCGGTGTAGGTGTCAAATCGGGGTGGCGGGTCCCACGGTTCGTGTGGGTCAAAACTGTCCAACCACAAAAACACCTTGCGGTGGACGCGGTTCTTTTTGAGCCAGTCAATCGCCAACTCTACGACCTGAGCGGGGAAGTAGTGGCGTTCATCGGTAAACGCGTCGGTGTTCGCCAAAAACTGAGCGATGCGCTCGCGCCATTCGGGCGGATAGTGCTCGTTTACATAGTCGTCCACGCATCGTTTGGGCGGATGGGCAGCGAAAGCATCGTATTCCTGCCCGCGCACCCAAAGGTAACTGTGAAAGCCCCGATGGTAGTTCATGCTGGCAGTGCGCTGGTAGGGACGAAAGTAGTGGTAGTTATCGCTGACGAGCCCGCAGACATAACCTTCTGCCCGCAGGATCTCGGCGATAGGTTTGTCGTAAGGGGTCAGCGGTTCCCAACCCCGATAGGGCAAACCGAACATGCCCGTCATCAGTTCGTAGCGGACGGGAATGGTCGGCAACCCGCACGGGTAGGCGTTCTCAAGGACGACACATTGGCGCGCAAAGGCGTCTATGTTCGGCGTTTGGCACGGAGGCACATCCTTAAAGGCAGGACGACCACCGTGATAAAAACTGACATGGTCCTGCCGAAAGGTGTCAAGGCAGATGACGATGAGGTTCAACACCCGTCACGCTCCTTTCGCCGTCGTCACGATTTGGGTGGCGTCACCACTTCTCGCACTTCGTCGCCGTCCCCGATAGCGTCCAATTTGCCCTCCACCACATCGCACACGGCGTTGGTGTCGTTGACGACGAGGACGCGCAATTTAGCGATAGGCGGCAAAGTTACCCGCTCGCCGCCGACAGTGCGGACGGGATGGACAGCAAACAGCATACCTTCGCGCACCCCGTCCAGCCGCCCGACATTGACGGCGACAAAGGTCGTCGTGATGCCTGCCACCTTGCCCAGCACGGCACCTTTAATCGGCTCACGCTCCGCCACCTTGAGTTTGATGAGGTTACCCAAGTGCGCCAACGCCGCCCGCAAAGCGTTCAGGTCGCGTTGGCGCTGGTTGTCTCGGTTCAGCAAGACGGCACCAAAAGGCGTGCCCGTGAGCGCCAGCACTTGGTCTTTGTCGCTGGCGAAACTGACCAATTGCGCGATCGTCGTCTGCGTAGCGTTTTCCACGAACTCCGCGAACACGACAGCGCCCGTCTCTCTGTTGCGGA from the bacterium HR17 genome contains:
- a CDS encoding Arylsulfatase, with amino-acid sequence MLNLIVICLDTFRQDHVSFYHGGRPAFKDVPPCQTPNIDAFARQCVVLENAYPCGLPTIPVRYELMTGMFGLPYRGWEPLTPYDKPIAEILRAEGYVCGLVSDNYHYFRPYQRTASMNYHRGFHSYLWVRGQEYDAFAAHPPKRCVDDYVNEHYPPEWRERIAQFLANTDAFTDERHYFPAQVVELAIDWLKKNRVHRKVFLWLDSFDPHEPWDPPPRFDTYTDPTYKGPRLILPMGGWAHEWATPEQIRHIRGLYAGECAFVDHCLGWLFDALQDLGYMDDSVIVLLADHGHPLADHGKFLKGSDRLYSELLKVPFMVYAPHLPARRTQALVQFPDVLPTLLELLGLGNLAQPLAGKSFAAVLRGETDAHRTAVICGYHEAFDRCIRDGTWSYIVRPDGQPDELYNLVDDPKETRNLIDEHPDEARRLAAQFGSLWFRRPITGVKGVQGRYELL
- the hindIIIM gene encoding Modification methylase HindIII translates to MERGATVFIADSRNMAEVADESVDLIVTSPPYWHIKDYGVEGQIGYGQTLHEYLLDLSRVWRECWRVLKPGRRLCINIGDQFARAVIYGRYKVIPLHAEIIAQCETIGFDYMGAIVWRKKTTMRTTGGAVVMGSFPYPPNGIVELDYEFILLFKKPERDTERKTQSRTPTEIKEASKLTRDEWKEFFSGHWEFAGERQVMHEAMFPEELPRRLIRMFSFVGETVLDPFLGSGTTVKVALELGRNAIGYEIQPAFESIIRRKLGITENALLTPPVTVIRRKEFLPPVDPPPDYAPQVKDARPLVDPKDLKFGEEVTYKVTDIVDERTLRMDNGLIVQLLGIVVPTERRELAIAYLRKFLLGKRVVLKFERPPEANGAPLSAYLYLTNRLFVNRKMIEMGLADADRTIWHRYRDRFLASERKRIDIHSSVSH